Proteins encoded together in one Planctopirus ephydatiae window:
- the xylB gene encoding xylulokinase, whose amino-acid sequence MGAFLGIDIGTSGTKTIVMRADGEILGSATVEYPLSSPKPGWSEQDPEDWWNAVVESTKKAIKSAKIKAEEISGIGLSGQMHGSVFLDKSSDVLRPAILWNDQRTAAECLDIEKKAGGREKLIEMVANPALTGFTAPKIMWVKKNEPKIFDKTAQILLPKDYIRFRLTGTYATEVSDASGTLLLDVSQRVWCKPLLDKLDIPLSLLPKMHESEEVTGTVSAIAAKQLGLKAGIAVVGGAGDQAAGAVGNGIVKRGVISATMGTSGVVFAHSDEMQLDPQGRVHTFCHAVKGKWHVMGCVLSAGGSLQWYRNTLGLVEVADARRLKTDPYNLITEQAAEAPAGCEGLFFLPYLTGERTPHADPLARGAWVGLTIRHGRAHLIRAVMEGATYAMRDCLEIINELKIPIREIRVSGGGARSQFWRQMQADVYGRRVVTINAEEGPAYGVALLAAAGTGEYKSVVEACTATIRVNGATDPNSEAKRVYNKSYPMFGKLYRSLKPDFPELAKLVDV is encoded by the coding sequence ATGGGCGCCTTTCTCGGGATCGACATCGGCACAAGCGGCACAAAGACAATCGTCATGCGGGCTGACGGCGAAATTCTAGGCTCAGCCACCGTCGAGTACCCACTTTCCAGCCCAAAACCCGGGTGGTCTGAACAGGATCCCGAAGACTGGTGGAATGCTGTCGTCGAGAGCACCAAAAAGGCAATTAAGTCGGCAAAAATCAAGGCAGAAGAAATCAGCGGGATTGGTCTGAGTGGCCAGATGCATGGCAGTGTCTTTCTGGATAAATCCAGCGACGTGCTCCGTCCTGCCATTCTCTGGAATGATCAGCGAACTGCCGCCGAGTGCCTCGATATCGAAAAGAAGGCCGGCGGCCGCGAAAAGCTGATCGAAATGGTCGCCAATCCGGCACTCACAGGATTTACCGCTCCTAAGATTATGTGGGTCAAGAAAAACGAACCCAAAATCTTCGATAAGACTGCCCAGATCTTGTTGCCGAAGGACTACATTCGCTTCCGGCTGACCGGGACTTATGCCACTGAAGTCAGTGATGCTTCCGGCACATTGCTGCTCGATGTCAGCCAGCGAGTCTGGTGCAAGCCACTGCTCGACAAGCTCGATATTCCACTTTCGTTGCTCCCGAAAATGCACGAATCGGAAGAGGTCACAGGTACTGTCAGCGCAATTGCTGCCAAACAACTGGGACTCAAAGCCGGGATCGCTGTCGTGGGTGGGGCCGGTGATCAGGCTGCAGGTGCTGTAGGAAACGGCATTGTCAAACGCGGCGTGATCTCTGCCACCATGGGAACCAGCGGTGTGGTCTTCGCTCACTCCGATGAAATGCAGCTTGACCCTCAAGGGCGTGTGCATACTTTCTGCCATGCCGTTAAAGGGAAATGGCATGTCATGGGCTGTGTCCTTTCCGCTGGCGGAAGTCTCCAGTGGTATCGAAATACACTGGGCCTCGTCGAAGTGGCCGATGCCCGCAGATTGAAAACAGATCCTTACAATCTGATTACCGAACAGGCAGCAGAAGCTCCTGCAGGTTGCGAAGGACTATTCTTCCTGCCTTATCTGACGGGCGAGCGCACGCCGCATGCCGATCCACTGGCTCGCGGCGCCTGGGTGGGGCTGACGATTCGGCATGGCCGGGCACACCTCATTCGAGCTGTGATGGAAGGTGCCACTTATGCCATGCGGGATTGCCTGGAAATCATCAATGAATTGAAGATTCCCATTCGCGAAATCCGTGTTTCTGGCGGTGGGGCACGCAGCCAGTTCTGGCGACAGATGCAGGCAGATGTCTATGGACGCCGCGTGGTCACAATCAATGCGGAAGAGGGGCCTGCCTATGGCGTGGCACTTCTGGCTGCCGCTGGTACTGGCGAATACAAGAGCGTGGTCGAAGCCTGTACTGCCACCATTCGTGTGAACGGCGCGACCGATCCGAACTCCGAAGCCAAACGCGTTTACAAC
- a CDS encoding Minf_1886 family protein produces MSLIDRATRPKMKFPPQAYLFVTEALKVAQDQAGKLRNLDESEESAHISGAELLEGVRILGSRMFGMMAPTVFRLWGIESTHDFGRVVFDLVERGELRKTDEDQLTDFDGIYEFNEVFLNSYLVDTTKAFRQP; encoded by the coding sequence ATGAGTTTGATTGATCGTGCAACTCGTCCAAAGATGAAGTTTCCACCTCAGGCCTACCTGTTTGTCACGGAGGCCCTGAAAGTTGCCCAGGATCAGGCTGGCAAACTTCGCAATCTGGATGAATCTGAAGAGTCTGCTCACATTTCCGGCGCAGAACTGCTCGAAGGTGTGAGAATTCTCGGGAGTCGTATGTTCGGTATGATGGCTCCCACCGTATTTCGTTTGTGGGGGATCGAATCGACACACGATTTTGGCCGGGTTGTCTTTGACCTCGTCGAGCGTGGGGAACTCCGCAAAACCGATGAAGATCAGTTAACGGATTTTGATGGCATTTACGAGTTCAATGAGGTCTTCCTGAATTCTTATCTGGTGGATACCACCAAGGCGTTTCGTCAACCATGA
- the recO gene encoding DNA repair protein RecO has protein sequence MAAEKGTALILRVTDFSETSRIVVMFSREHGRFSALAKGGRRLKGPFESSLDLLSTCDVVFLKKASSGLDLLTEARLVHRFRPEPNQLNALYAGYYVAELILGLTEDYDPHPEIYDEAQKLLESLADASNLAIKLTRFELIMLRECGQLPDFETCMACGAELTEGRLFGFWPGQGGMICPSCQREDYSQIPVHAGTAQLLRRMASNENTTWSRLIPSPQQVKELRAVMLAAVTHTLGKRPNTLKLLRFQ, from the coding sequence ATGGCGGCAGAAAAGGGGACGGCGTTGATTCTACGGGTCACAGACTTCAGTGAGACCAGCCGAATTGTCGTCATGTTCAGCCGAGAACACGGGCGTTTTTCTGCCTTGGCAAAAGGTGGCCGGCGTTTAAAAGGGCCATTCGAGTCGTCACTGGATTTACTCTCAACTTGTGATGTGGTCTTTCTCAAGAAAGCTTCCAGCGGACTGGATCTCCTCACAGAAGCCCGGTTGGTGCATCGCTTCCGCCCTGAGCCCAATCAACTCAACGCTCTGTATGCGGGCTATTACGTCGCAGAGCTCATCCTGGGGCTGACGGAAGATTATGATCCCCATCCCGAGATTTACGACGAAGCCCAGAAGCTGCTCGAGAGTCTGGCAGATGCTTCGAACCTGGCCATCAAGCTGACTCGGTTTGAATTGATCATGCTCAGGGAGTGTGGCCAACTCCCGGATTTCGAGACCTGTATGGCTTGTGGAGCCGAGTTAACAGAGGGTCGGCTGTTTGGTTTCTGGCCCGGGCAAGGGGGCATGATTTGCCCTTCATGCCAGCGGGAAGACTATTCCCAGATTCCTGTTCACGCGGGGACGGCTCAATTATTGCGGCGGATGGCGAGCAATGAAAACACGACCTGGTCGCGGTTAATCCCTTCACCACAACAGGTTAAGGAACTTCGGGCAGTCATGCTGGCCGCCGTGACTCATACTTTGGGGAAGCGGCCCAACACTTTGAAACTACTGCGCTTCCAGTAA
- a CDS encoding tetratricopeptide repeat protein, with amino-acid sequence MSGTGPSNLLPRPDQIAARFVVAAMLLALCAFAGAGCAATKWQSPLVSGFKEPKIDGVQGPTERRLRRGLITQASATEDSHGDERSLAPIAGSEEFEKAEALFKEGKFAEAESAFKKVAKKFKKSEIREDALFMQAESAFQRQHYADAYDIVAVLLKEYPSSRYLDSISRRLFEIARIWLNDPKVAQIDEIQQTNLQNPGERLPPPAPAEDKKQSAFALNLFDEKKPVFDPEGNAIAALRAIWLNDPAGPLADDALMLSASHFARRSKWAEADNYFSLLREQYPNSPHVQKAFLLGSHVKLMSYEGAGYDGRRLEEARQLKETALRLYPEAEDRARLEKELAAIEEAEVARLWEQVRFYQRKRRDSAVGLYCHMLIDRYPNSSYAPQARQILNELGPQYATGEKYRIAPPPQPKPTLIPPIPGLTPTTPPELKPVEKTEKSRSWWGGSKETPADESEGRELLNPGDDPPDDRGSPGDSGVDPRTIQAAGERPQEGR; translated from the coding sequence ATGTCTGGAACCGGCCCATCAAATTTGCTTCCCCGACCTGATCAGATTGCTGCGCGCTTCGTCGTTGCAGCAATGCTGCTGGCTCTTTGCGCATTTGCAGGAGCGGGTTGTGCAGCGACCAAGTGGCAATCGCCTCTCGTTTCCGGATTCAAAGAACCCAAGATTGATGGCGTTCAAGGCCCCACCGAAAGACGACTTCGCCGCGGCTTGATTACCCAGGCCAGTGCCACGGAAGATTCGCATGGAGACGAGCGTTCTCTGGCCCCGATCGCTGGCTCTGAAGAGTTCGAGAAAGCCGAGGCCTTATTCAAAGAAGGCAAGTTCGCTGAAGCCGAAAGTGCATTCAAGAAAGTCGCGAAGAAGTTCAAAAAGAGCGAGATTCGAGAGGATGCTCTCTTCATGCAGGCGGAATCTGCTTTCCAGAGGCAGCACTATGCCGATGCTTATGACATTGTCGCTGTGCTGCTCAAGGAGTACCCATCGTCCAGATATCTGGATTCGATCTCGCGACGTCTCTTTGAAATTGCCCGGATCTGGTTGAATGATCCCAAGGTTGCTCAAATCGATGAGATTCAACAGACCAATCTGCAAAATCCAGGTGAACGACTTCCACCACCTGCCCCAGCGGAGGATAAGAAACAAAGCGCCTTCGCTCTCAATCTGTTCGATGAAAAGAAGCCAGTTTTTGATCCCGAAGGAAATGCGATAGCTGCCTTACGGGCGATCTGGCTCAATGACCCTGCCGGGCCATTGGCCGATGACGCCCTGATGCTCTCCGCCAGTCATTTTGCGCGACGCAGCAAATGGGCCGAAGCTGATAACTACTTCTCACTTCTACGAGAGCAGTATCCGAACAGCCCGCATGTTCAAAAGGCATTTTTGCTTGGTTCTCACGTCAAATTGATGTCTTACGAAGGGGCTGGATACGATGGCCGCCGCCTTGAAGAAGCCCGTCAACTTAAAGAGACAGCTCTCCGCCTCTACCCGGAAGCCGAAGATCGCGCCCGGCTGGAAAAAGAGCTGGCTGCGATTGAAGAAGCGGAAGTCGCTCGCCTCTGGGAACAGGTTCGCTTTTATCAGAGAAAACGCCGCGACAGTGCTGTGGGTCTGTATTGCCACATGCTGATCGACCGCTATCCCAACAGTTCCTATGCTCCTCAAGCCCGTCAGATCCTTAATGAGTTAGGGCCTCAATACGCCACGGGTGAAAAGTACCGTATCGCACCACCACCTCAACCGAAGCCGACTTTGATTCCACCGATTCCCGGTTTAACACCCACGACACCACCCGAACTCAAACCTGTTGAAAAGACAGAAAAATCCCGAAGCTGGTGGGGCGGCAGCAAAGAGACTCCTGCCGATGAATCCGAAGGGCGTGAGTTGTTGAATCCGGGAGATGATCCACCCGACGATCGCGGTTCTCCCGGCGATAGTGGTGTTGATCCACGCACAATTCAGGCCGCAGGTGAAAGACCTCAGGAGGGGCGATGA
- the lptE gene encoding LPS assembly lipoprotein LptE — translation MTTPRDQQLRQEVFPQRESYWASKEVSRRDCLAMLSTLPWVFTGCGYTIGKAYSPQIRTVTVPIFENDTFRRGIEYQLTEAVQREIRTRTPFKLVNGDEAETRLSGKIVEIRKDVLGETTWDDPRELQFSLMVHVTWEDLRSGEVLGKETAPLDTSSIAMASQADFAPEVGQSLATATADSTSRLARRIVNMMETPW, via the coding sequence ATGACCACTCCTCGAGACCAGCAGCTTCGTCAGGAAGTGTTTCCGCAGCGGGAGTCATATTGGGCTTCAAAAGAAGTTTCGCGGCGTGATTGTCTGGCGATGCTCTCGACCTTGCCCTGGGTTTTCACCGGCTGTGGATACACGATTGGAAAAGCCTACAGTCCACAGATTCGGACAGTGACTGTGCCTATTTTTGAAAACGATACTTTCCGCCGGGGGATTGAGTACCAGTTGACGGAAGCGGTACAGCGTGAGATTCGTACACGAACCCCGTTCAAACTGGTAAATGGCGATGAAGCCGAGACACGTCTTTCAGGGAAAATCGTCGAGATTCGCAAAGATGTTCTGGGAGAAACTACCTGGGATGATCCTCGCGAACTGCAATTTTCACTGATGGTGCATGTGACCTGGGAAGATCTTCGCAGTGGTGAAGTTCTCGGTAAGGAGACCGCGCCGCTGGATACCAGTTCGATTGCCATGGCCTCTCAAGCCGATTTCGCACCTGAAGTTGGCCAATCCCTGGCCACCGCGACAGCCGACTCGACCTCCAGGCTGGCCCGCCGGATTGTCAACATGATGGAAACGCCCTGGTAG
- a CDS encoding S9 family peptidase: protein MRQVFRAVLQFPYTFIALSLCVCLAGTISPAALRAEEGEAVSPSGYKLPPKEIVEIIDAPLPSQLLLSPDHQKFVLIDRTPWPSIEFFARPFLKLASLRVDPELSVQRRTAEYFRISLSSLPPTTDPVVLVEHKGLSTPIWSPVGDRLAYTVDTTGGMELWVVDVNTPQPVPRKVPGIMLTDIAGSPFRWINNGKELLVRQIPPARGAMPVEPSQPTGPIVQSTSGQKTKARTYQDLLKTPHDETLFDYFATVQLARIDASTLEVTPVGQPGLYTSASVSPDGSAMVVTKLKRPFSYRVPYSQFPRTVEIVDLKTGATLRTLSDIKSPQFSSSYGVSEGGRMFEWDPHHPAKLYWVETLDGGNAETKSKFRDRLVTLSAPFSGPIAEVLQTAERLSDLDFTTAPDEVLITEVNTIRRWKTTAVLNLADPVPSRRVLFNLSTSDAYADPGKPVRTRTADGQSVILKQGTTFFMEGTGSSPEGDYPFLDQIDLATGQRSRLFRSQRGTYETFVAFTDETQRTILTQFQSPSTPPNYLLKQLHLRREEMEIPVEAAAVSALATVKFDSGGRALDPIVRAAQPEFPVGGELLGAVTKFNDPHPQFTSCSKELLTYQRGDGVPLSATLYLPPGYDRNSGKKLPVIMYAYPHEYSDVQTAGQVRGSPHKFTRLWGASPLMFLTQGYAIMMDTAMPIIGSPRKMNDTYVEQLVADAEAAVKVVTDLGVGDPDRILVTGHSYGAFMTANLLAHTDLFATGIACSGAYNRTLTPFGFQNEPRTFWEAPTVYARMSPFFHANRVREPIMLIHGQEDQNSGTFPMQSERFYEALAANGATARLVLLPHEGHGYLSRESILHQLAEMTAWADRYAKNGQRIKPGGNKSPSNNAPAIGDAAAASVKTSKPVSTGKASTADRDATERIIEEVKP, encoded by the coding sequence ATGCGTCAAGTTTTCCGTGCTGTCTTGCAGTTTCCATACACGTTCATTGCACTGAGCCTGTGTGTCTGTCTGGCTGGAACCATTTCTCCAGCGGCTCTTAGGGCGGAGGAGGGTGAAGCCGTCAGCCCCAGCGGCTACAAGCTGCCCCCCAAGGAAATAGTCGAGATCATTGATGCACCACTTCCTTCGCAGTTATTGCTCTCGCCGGACCATCAGAAGTTTGTGCTGATTGATCGCACCCCGTGGCCATCGATCGAGTTCTTCGCCCGCCCCTTCCTGAAGCTGGCCAGTTTGCGTGTGGATCCGGAACTCTCCGTTCAAAGGCGAACAGCCGAGTATTTTCGGATTTCACTGAGTTCTCTGCCACCCACGACTGATCCGGTGGTGCTCGTGGAACACAAGGGGCTGTCGACACCCATCTGGTCACCAGTCGGTGATCGACTGGCCTACACGGTCGATACAACAGGCGGGATGGAGTTGTGGGTTGTTGATGTGAATACTCCCCAGCCTGTCCCTCGCAAGGTGCCGGGAATTATGCTGACTGACATTGCGGGCTCGCCATTTCGCTGGATCAATAACGGGAAAGAACTGCTAGTGCGGCAGATTCCTCCTGCTCGCGGTGCTATGCCTGTCGAACCGTCGCAGCCGACAGGTCCGATTGTTCAATCGACGTCCGGCCAGAAAACGAAAGCCAGAACATATCAGGACTTGCTGAAGACCCCTCACGACGAAACTCTCTTCGACTACTTTGCGACGGTGCAACTGGCTCGCATTGATGCCTCAACACTGGAAGTCACTCCTGTAGGACAGCCTGGTCTATATACTTCGGCTTCTGTCTCGCCTGATGGCAGTGCCATGGTGGTGACAAAACTGAAAAGGCCGTTTTCCTATCGAGTTCCCTATAGTCAATTCCCACGAACCGTTGAGATCGTCGATCTCAAAACAGGTGCCACGCTACGTACACTCAGTGATATTAAGTCGCCGCAGTTCTCGTCGAGCTACGGCGTGAGTGAGGGTGGCCGCATGTTCGAATGGGATCCTCATCACCCTGCTAAACTGTATTGGGTTGAGACTCTCGATGGTGGAAATGCAGAAACCAAATCGAAGTTTCGCGATCGACTGGTCACGTTGTCGGCTCCCTTCAGTGGGCCGATCGCCGAAGTCCTGCAAACAGCGGAAAGGCTGAGCGATCTGGATTTCACAACCGCCCCCGACGAAGTCCTGATTACAGAAGTCAATACGATTCGCCGGTGGAAAACGACAGCGGTATTGAATCTTGCCGACCCTGTTCCCAGCCGTCGGGTGCTCTTTAATCTCTCAACGAGCGATGCCTATGCCGACCCCGGTAAACCCGTGCGGACTCGGACGGCTGATGGGCAAAGCGTCATCCTCAAACAGGGCACAACCTTCTTCATGGAGGGAACAGGGAGTTCACCCGAAGGGGATTATCCATTCCTCGATCAGATCGATCTGGCAACTGGCCAAAGATCGCGGCTGTTCCGATCCCAGCGGGGAACTTATGAAACTTTTGTAGCATTCACCGATGAGACTCAGCGAACGATACTTACTCAGTTTCAGAGTCCTTCGACTCCACCGAACTATCTATTAAAACAACTTCATCTTCGCCGGGAGGAAATGGAGATACCTGTCGAAGCTGCTGCCGTGAGTGCGTTGGCTACAGTCAAATTTGATTCAGGCGGTCGGGCGCTCGATCCCATCGTAAGAGCTGCGCAGCCTGAATTCCCGGTGGGTGGGGAATTGCTGGGAGCCGTCACGAAGTTTAATGATCCGCACCCGCAGTTTACTTCCTGTTCGAAAGAACTTCTGACGTATCAGCGTGGCGATGGTGTCCCCCTTTCAGCCACACTCTATCTACCGCCGGGTTATGATCGTAACTCCGGGAAAAAGCTCCCGGTGATTATGTATGCCTACCCGCATGAATATTCTGATGTCCAGACGGCTGGACAGGTGCGAGGCTCTCCTCACAAGTTTACCCGCTTGTGGGGTGCCAGCCCTTTAATGTTTTTGACTCAGGGCTATGCGATCATGATGGATACAGCGATGCCGATTATCGGTTCGCCCCGCAAGATGAACGATACTTATGTTGAGCAGTTGGTGGCGGATGCCGAGGCGGCTGTGAAAGTGGTCACAGATCTGGGCGTGGGTGACCCTGATCGAATCCTCGTCACGGGTCATAGCTATGGTGCATTCATGACTGCCAACCTGCTGGCCCATACCGATCTTTTCGCAACTGGTATTGCCTGCAGTGGAGCCTATAACCGGACGTTGACTCCCTTTGGTTTTCAGAACGAGCCGCGAACATTCTGGGAAGCCCCTACGGTCTATGCCAGGATGTCACCGTTCTTTCATGCCAACCGCGTGCGAGAGCCGATCATGCTGATTCATGGGCAGGAAGATCAGAACTCGGGGACATTCCCCATGCAATCCGAACGCTTTTATGAAGCTCTGGCAGCGAATGGTGCAACTGCACGGTTAGTGCTGCTCCCTCATGAGGGTCATGGATATCTCTCGCGAGAATCGATCCTGCATCAACTGGCGGAGATGACAGCCTGGGCGGATCGATATGCCAAAAATGGCCAGCGGATCAAGCCGGGCGGGAACAAGTCGCCCAGCAACAATGCACCAGCGATTGGAGATGCTGCAGCAGCCAGTGTTAAGACATCGAAACCGGTTTCAACAGGCAAGGCATCGACTGCCGATCGTGACGCGACGGAAAGAATAATTGAAGAGGTAAAGCCGTAG
- a CDS encoding RNA polymerase sigma factor, giving the protein MKNFPCLASPGDQAEQMRKYLLEQQSWIRQVLSIRSADPQAVDELFQEFIVSVLKSDFSIQQAEPPPAWLYVVAVRTALMHRRRLGRRRRMLHRYATSASRQYDEESTPDPLGLLLAKEREKLIQSAIARLLPKDQELLTLKYTQGWSYFEIAKHLGLTESQVTTQLHRARVRLRQLLSAHFLLSETTP; this is encoded by the coding sequence ATGAAGAATTTTCCCTGCCTCGCCTCTCCCGGCGATCAGGCCGAACAGATGCGCAAGTATCTGCTCGAGCAGCAGAGTTGGATTCGTCAGGTGCTCTCGATCCGTTCTGCCGATCCACAGGCCGTCGACGAATTGTTTCAAGAGTTCATAGTTTCGGTGCTCAAGTCCGACTTCTCGATTCAGCAGGCCGAACCTCCCCCTGCCTGGCTCTATGTGGTCGCTGTCAGAACCGCTCTCATGCACCGCAGACGTTTAGGAAGACGCCGCCGCATGTTGCATCGCTACGCCACTTCAGCCAGCCGGCAATACGACGAAGAGTCGACCCCAGATCCATTGGGACTCTTGCTCGCTAAAGAGCGAGAAAAGCTGATTCAGTCCGCCATTGCCCGGCTGCTTCCCAAAGATCAGGAACTGCTGACCTTAAAATACACCCAGGGATGGAGTTACTTCGAAATCGCAAAGCATCTCGGCCTGACTGAATCACAGGTCACAACACAGCTTCATCGAGCGCGAGTCAGATTACGCCAGCTGCTCTCGGCTCATTTTTTATTGAGTGAGACGACCCCATGA
- a CDS encoding DUF4175 domain-containing protein produces MQTPRWSRIVAALILTVLASHSANIIADEIKTPQEQAPSPRLKKSVPQPAKPKAGQSVTGGFSSGNASAFGTASASGGAFASGGASGSGSTSGSGGSSGTGNNSGSGSPSSGQGSGTSSSQGFTQSSSSGSVTLEISDGTSGSKTTTPEKKITTRTGQPVAKQPANGEIRGGYVTVQSGKVTLKKSDSEDTTNSEKKTYTVIAEPAGDDTTEVVVSVAEDGQGSFKVTTTKDGNILILKPSTEVPVEGQRTGMRIAGPVFVMSTSQHFPENMTINYTKTGKDEGKIKVTRGESTWDVSESEVSTLPPEVQAQVRTLFGRLSGPHAMPLPPMPSMGFMPVPQGQLTEASQEARQQAEKAMDDARRQYEQAVREQREKMERILKEQMQRSGQPNMAPAAPGVPGTPLMQTAPLARIERFAPPKNESNADIQAIKAQQESLRKEVEALRLSIEALVKASQPQPPKTEAENK; encoded by the coding sequence ATGCAGACTCCCCGCTGGTCCCGAATTGTGGCGGCCCTGATCCTCACAGTTCTCGCTTCGCACTCAGCGAACATCATCGCCGATGAAATCAAAACTCCTCAGGAACAGGCTCCCTCACCGCGCCTCAAAAAGAGCGTTCCACAGCCCGCGAAGCCCAAAGCGGGTCAGTCAGTCACGGGTGGTTTTTCATCGGGCAATGCCTCAGCCTTCGGCACAGCCTCCGCTTCAGGCGGTGCCTTTGCCTCCGGGGGAGCCTCTGGTTCCGGCAGCACATCCGGCTCTGGTGGCAGTTCAGGCACAGGCAACAACTCCGGCTCTGGTTCACCATCAAGTGGCCAGGGCTCTGGAACATCGTCCTCGCAAGGGTTCACTCAAAGTTCGAGCAGTGGTTCCGTCACACTCGAAATCAGTGATGGCACATCCGGCAGCAAAACGACCACCCCTGAAAAGAAAATCACCACGCGAACAGGTCAGCCCGTCGCGAAACAACCCGCTAATGGCGAGATCCGCGGCGGGTATGTGACCGTTCAATCGGGAAAAGTCACGCTGAAAAAATCTGACTCTGAGGATACCACCAATTCCGAGAAAAAAACCTATACCGTGATTGCCGAACCCGCGGGTGACGATACCACTGAAGTCGTCGTTTCTGTCGCTGAAGATGGTCAGGGAAGCTTCAAGGTCACCACCACCAAGGACGGCAATATCTTAATTCTCAAGCCATCCACAGAAGTTCCTGTCGAAGGGCAACGCACAGGCATGCGGATTGCCGGCCCTGTATTCGTCATGTCCACGTCACAGCACTTCCCCGAGAACATGACGATTAACTACACCAAGACGGGCAAGGATGAGGGCAAAATCAAGGTCACACGCGGCGAGTCAACCTGGGATGTTTCTGAAAGTGAAGTCAGCACACTCCCTCCCGAAGTTCAGGCTCAGGTTCGTACTCTTTTTGGCCGGCTTTCCGGCCCACATGCCATGCCATTGCCCCCCATGCCTTCCATGGGCTTCATGCCTGTCCCTCAAGGTCAGTTGACCGAAGCCAGTCAGGAAGCTCGGCAGCAGGCCGAAAAGGCCATGGATGATGCCCGTCGGCAATATGAACAGGCCGTCCGAGAACAACGCGAAAAAATGGAACGCATTCTCAAGGAACAAATGCAGCGCAGCGGACAGCCAAACATGGCTCCAGCCGCTCCAGGAGTTCCCGGCACCCCTCTGATGCAAACGGCACCACTGGCACGCATCGAACGTTTTGCTCCTCCCAAAAACGAATCCAATGCCGATATTCAGGCCATCAAAGCTCAGCAGGAATCCCTTCGCAAAGAAGTCGAAGCCTTAAGACTCTCGATAGAGGCCCTTGTGAAAGCCAGCCAGCCACAACCTCCCAAAACCGAAGCAGAAAACAAGTAA
- a CDS encoding fasciclin domain-containing protein, which yields MPEAPAPPAEAAPAAKGGDIVDVAVGAGSFKTLVAAVKAGGLVETLKGPGPFTVFAPTDEAFAKLGDAAIADLLKPENKAKLVAILTYHVVPGKVMAADVVKLKEAKTVQGGVLKIDTTDGVKVNSSKVVKTDIGASNGVIHVIDTVLIP from the coding sequence GTGCCAGAAGCACCTGCCCCTCCCGCTGAAGCTGCACCTGCTGCCAAGGGTGGCGATATCGTTGATGTCGCTGTGGGAGCTGGAAGCTTCAAGACTCTGGTCGCCGCAGTGAAGGCGGGCGGGCTGGTCGAAACTTTGAAGGGCCCAGGTCCATTCACCGTTTTCGCCCCAACAGACGAAGCTTTCGCCAAGCTCGGAGACGCTGCTATTGCCGACCTGCTTAAGCCCGAAAACAAGGCGAAGCTCGTCGCCATTCTCACCTACCACGTGGTTCCCGGCAAGGTAATGGCCGCCGATGTGGTCAAGCTCAAGGAAGCCAAGACCGTCCAGGGTGGTGTTTTGAAGATCGACACCACAGATGGTGTGAAGGTCAACAGCTCCAAGGTCGTCAAGACAGACATCGGAGCCTCGAACGGCGTCATCCACGTCATCGATACCGTTCTGATTCCGTAA
- a CDS encoding acetolactate synthase, whose translation MSMGFDDQDVVSAETMHGHDWPCLRQFCVFLENRVGRLNELMRLLESADTRVIAVSLVDSVDFAMARLMFSNAERAREKLELSGFAFSESDVIGVLLPDGDKPMSSVCTELVKAEINIHHAYPLLFRKNGMGAVALFVDDNDRAAQALRAAGMEILTDGSLLDDDESF comes from the coding sequence ATGTCCATGGGATTTGATGATCAGGATGTCGTCTCGGCAGAAACCATGCATGGACATGATTGGCCTTGCCTGCGGCAGTTCTGCGTGTTTCTTGAAAATCGAGTCGGTCGGCTCAATGAACTAATGCGGCTGCTGGAATCGGCAGACACGCGTGTCATTGCTGTCTCGCTGGTCGATTCCGTCGATTTCGCCATGGCCCGGCTGATGTTCAGCAATGCCGAGCGTGCACGGGAAAAGCTCGAACTCTCCGGATTTGCTTTCAGCGAGAGCGATGTCATTGGTGTCTTGCTTCCCGATGGGGACAAGCCAATGTCCAGCGTCTGCACAGAACTCGTCAAGGCAGAGATCAACATCCATCATGCCTACCCCTTGCTCTTCCGGAAGAACGGGATGGGAGCCGTTGCACTATTTGTGGACGACAATGACCGCGCGGCACAGGCGCTCCGGGCGGCCGGCATGGAAATTCTGACAGATGGCTCACTGCTCGATGATGACGAATCCTTTTAG